Proteins encoded together in one Procambarus clarkii isolate CNS0578487 chromosome 11, FALCON_Pclarkii_2.0, whole genome shotgun sequence window:
- the LOC123758400 gene encoding uncharacterized protein isoform X4 produces MLPVSLTVDDTESSTMSVTNPFTAAALRPQVSRINMPGRSTPANILAEGLQTLAILAKENLHREYLKINSALQKKCEYMKRSLNIEDLNYLKPSNKKGKGENYCRIIEINQTQRSNLSEALLPASLSPPHIQSSDFSTSVPTYTQTYLPAAEQTPKSLNSVLAAELEEIYDSQTSISDWQKRRKNCEIKWGERRSMLFSWTLSKLGVPDKGKCCAQCRSCEASIKCEDCFQFCVS; encoded by the exons ATGCTGCCGGTGTCTCTCACA gtAGATGATACAGAAAGCAGTACAATGTCTGTCACAAATCCTTTTACTGCGGCAGCATTAAGACCACAAGTCAGTAGAATAAATATGCCTGGAAGATCGACCCCAGCCAACATACTAGCAG AAGGTCTCCAGACACTAGCAATTTTAGCTAAAGAGAACCTTCATCGTgaatatttgaaaataaactCAGCTCTCCAGAAAAAATGTGAATATATGAAGCGAAGTTTAAATATTGAGGACCTAAATTATCTGAAGCCTTCAAACAAGAAAGGAAAAGGAGAAAATTACTGCAGGATTATTGAAATCAATCAAACACAACGTTCAAACTTATCAGAAG CCCTTCTGCCTGCTTCTCTTTCACCTCCACACATTCAAAGTTCTGACTTCTCAACTAGTGTACCAACATATACTCAAACATATTTACCAGCTGCAGAACAAACACCAAAATCATTGAATTCTG tacttgctgcagaactGGAGGAAATTTATGATTCTCAAACAAGCATTTCTGAttggcaaaaaagaagaaaaaattgtGAGATTAAATGGGGAGAACGTAGGTCAATGTTGTTTAGCTGGACATTGTCgaagttgggagttccagataaag GCAAATGTTGTGCACAATGTAGAAGTTGTGAGGCAAGCATAAAATGTGAAGACTGCTTTCAATTTTGTGTGTCATAA
- the LOC123758400 gene encoding uncharacterized protein isoform X2, which translates to MLPVSLTVDDTESSTMSVTNPFTAAALRPQVSRINMPGRSTPANILADSFLAPENYLYLPDVPRITPDNNDEGLQTLAILAKENLHREYLKINSALQKKCEYMKRSLNIEDLNYLKPSNKKGKGENYCRIIEINQTQRSNLSEALLPASLSPPHIQSSDFSTSVPTYTQTYLPAAEQTPKSLNSVLAAELEEIYDSQTSISDWQKRRKNCEIKWGERRSMLFSWTLSKLGVPDKGKCCAQCRSCEASIKCEDCFQFCVS; encoded by the exons ATGCTGCCGGTGTCTCTCACA gtAGATGATACAGAAAGCAGTACAATGTCTGTCACAAATCCTTTTACTGCGGCAGCATTAAGACCACAAGTCAGTAGAATAAATATGCCTGGAAGATCGACCCCAGCCAACATACTAGCAG ATTCGTTCTTGGCTCCTGAAAACTATCTTTACTTACCAGATGTACCAAGAATAACTCCGGACAATAATGATG AAGGTCTCCAGACACTAGCAATTTTAGCTAAAGAGAACCTTCATCGTgaatatttgaaaataaactCAGCTCTCCAGAAAAAATGTGAATATATGAAGCGAAGTTTAAATATTGAGGACCTAAATTATCTGAAGCCTTCAAACAAGAAAGGAAAAGGAGAAAATTACTGCAGGATTATTGAAATCAATCAAACACAACGTTCAAACTTATCAGAAG CCCTTCTGCCTGCTTCTCTTTCACCTCCACACATTCAAAGTTCTGACTTCTCAACTAGTGTACCAACATATACTCAAACATATTTACCAGCTGCAGAACAAACACCAAAATCATTGAATTCTG tacttgctgcagaactGGAGGAAATTTATGATTCTCAAACAAGCATTTCTGAttggcaaaaaagaagaaaaaattgtGAGATTAAATGGGGAGAACGTAGGTCAATGTTGTTTAGCTGGACATTGTCgaagttgggagttccagataaag GCAAATGTTGTGCACAATGTAGAAGTTGTGAGGCAAGCATAAAATGTGAAGACTGCTTTCAATTTTGTGTGTCATAA
- the LOC123758400 gene encoding uncharacterized protein isoform X1 has product MQTAPTIKKKKILDLGMVDDTESSTMSVTNPFTAAALRPQVSRINMPGRSTPANILADSFLAPENYLYLPDVPRITPDNNDEGLQTLAILAKENLHREYLKINSALQKKCEYMKRSLNIEDLNYLKPSNKKGKGENYCRIIEINQTQRSNLSEALLPASLSPPHIQSSDFSTSVPTYTQTYLPAAEQTPKSLNSVLAAELEEIYDSQTSISDWQKRRKNCEIKWGERRSMLFSWTLSKLGVPDKGKCCAQCRSCEASIKCEDCFQFCVS; this is encoded by the exons atgcaaactgcacctactatcaagaagaagaagatcctAGATTTGGGCATG gtAGATGATACAGAAAGCAGTACAATGTCTGTCACAAATCCTTTTACTGCGGCAGCATTAAGACCACAAGTCAGTAGAATAAATATGCCTGGAAGATCGACCCCAGCCAACATACTAGCAG ATTCGTTCTTGGCTCCTGAAAACTATCTTTACTTACCAGATGTACCAAGAATAACTCCGGACAATAATGATG AAGGTCTCCAGACACTAGCAATTTTAGCTAAAGAGAACCTTCATCGTgaatatttgaaaataaactCAGCTCTCCAGAAAAAATGTGAATATATGAAGCGAAGTTTAAATATTGAGGACCTAAATTATCTGAAGCCTTCAAACAAGAAAGGAAAAGGAGAAAATTACTGCAGGATTATTGAAATCAATCAAACACAACGTTCAAACTTATCAGAAG CCCTTCTGCCTGCTTCTCTTTCACCTCCACACATTCAAAGTTCTGACTTCTCAACTAGTGTACCAACATATACTCAAACATATTTACCAGCTGCAGAACAAACACCAAAATCATTGAATTCTG tacttgctgcagaactGGAGGAAATTTATGATTCTCAAACAAGCATTTCTGAttggcaaaaaagaagaaaaaattgtGAGATTAAATGGGGAGAACGTAGGTCAATGTTGTTTAGCTGGACATTGTCgaagttgggagttccagataaag GCAAATGTTGTGCACAATGTAGAAGTTGTGAGGCAAGCATAAAATGTGAAGACTGCTTTCAATTTTGTGTGTCATAA
- the LOC123758400 gene encoding uncharacterized protein isoform X3 — MQTAPTIKKKKILDLGMVDDTESSTMSVTNPFTAAALRPQVSRINMPGRSTPANILAEGLQTLAILAKENLHREYLKINSALQKKCEYMKRSLNIEDLNYLKPSNKKGKGENYCRIIEINQTQRSNLSEALLPASLSPPHIQSSDFSTSVPTYTQTYLPAAEQTPKSLNSVLAAELEEIYDSQTSISDWQKRRKNCEIKWGERRSMLFSWTLSKLGVPDKGKCCAQCRSCEASIKCEDCFQFCVS, encoded by the exons atgcaaactgcacctactatcaagaagaagaagatcctAGATTTGGGCATG gtAGATGATACAGAAAGCAGTACAATGTCTGTCACAAATCCTTTTACTGCGGCAGCATTAAGACCACAAGTCAGTAGAATAAATATGCCTGGAAGATCGACCCCAGCCAACATACTAGCAG AAGGTCTCCAGACACTAGCAATTTTAGCTAAAGAGAACCTTCATCGTgaatatttgaaaataaactCAGCTCTCCAGAAAAAATGTGAATATATGAAGCGAAGTTTAAATATTGAGGACCTAAATTATCTGAAGCCTTCAAACAAGAAAGGAAAAGGAGAAAATTACTGCAGGATTATTGAAATCAATCAAACACAACGTTCAAACTTATCAGAAG CCCTTCTGCCTGCTTCTCTTTCACCTCCACACATTCAAAGTTCTGACTTCTCAACTAGTGTACCAACATATACTCAAACATATTTACCAGCTGCAGAACAAACACCAAAATCATTGAATTCTG tacttgctgcagaactGGAGGAAATTTATGATTCTCAAACAAGCATTTCTGAttggcaaaaaagaagaaaaaattgtGAGATTAAATGGGGAGAACGTAGGTCAATGTTGTTTAGCTGGACATTGTCgaagttgggagttccagataaag GCAAATGTTGTGCACAATGTAGAAGTTGTGAGGCAAGCATAAAATGTGAAGACTGCTTTCAATTTTGTGTGTCATAA